The Bactrocera dorsalis isolate Fly_Bdor chromosome 3, ASM2337382v1, whole genome shotgun sequence genomic interval GTACACTCACatatcgataaaaatatattttcgttttcttttgttATAGTGATAACCATACGCCAAACAGGAAGCAATACTGGAATATTGGGAAATAAAATAATCTCTAACTGGCTTTGAAACCCGTTTATAGCACTTACCCACCCTTTTAACTTTTCCAACAAATATGCTTCAATCAATAATCTTCTATAAGGGATTCTTCTATTTGGCGGCATTTTCAGTGCTAACACACTTTTTAATAGAGCCGGTGATTGGAGTAGTCAATGAAAAAGAGGAACAATTCAGCAATGGCGGGGTATACAAAAATGACTTTGGTGCGTATATTCAGAATGTTCCACTTATGATAAATATTAAAGGTTAATGGTTATTCATAaattaaatgattaatttttatcactttaaaCTCTTGCTACCATATAACACAAATACAAGAATATgagttaaactttttttatttgaaaattttgttttaatatttagttttacttatttttgtataagttTTACTGTAAGActttattttacatacatacattattttaaaatttattatactaaATTTTGTAACATTAATTTGAATCTAACATCATTTCTTCCTCAACAGAACCACTGACATTACACAAACGACCCTCTTTCTTTGTTGGCAGCCGATATGGCCGATCCAGTGGCGGTGCTGCACTCAGCTCTTCAAAGACACGTCGTCTAAGTGTGGTACCTCGTAACGATCGCTTCTTTTTGGGTTCACGGTATGGAAAGCGCTCCGAAGAAAACTCCGCTGCAGAATTCTATTCGCCATATGAACAAGAAAATCAACTTGCCAACAATAATGCTCTCAACTCTATTAATGGTTTAGCATTGCAACATACTAGTGTTAGCAAATACCCATACGGTGAAACTAATAATATGctggaaaagcaacaacaagaacaaatacAAACTCCTTCAATGATGTCTTGTGTATATACTGGGTTGAGGAACTTTTTTCGCTGTCGCAATATGTAAGTGAACCAATCAATCCTTAAGCACTGGACTCTTGTattaaatttccttattttgCAAACTTACTTACATTTAAACATCTGTAAAAGATAAATACGActgttttactttttattgtagCGATGAGATCAATAACATAATCA includes:
- the LOC105230703 gene encoding uncharacterized protein LOC105230703; the encoded protein is MLQSIIFYKGFFYLAAFSVLTHFLIEPVIGVVNEKEEQFSNGGVYKNDFEPLTLHKRPSFFVGSRYGRSSGGAALSSSKTRRLSVVPRNDRFFLGSRYGKRSEENSAAEFYSPYEQENQLANNNALNSINGLALQHTSVSKYPYGETNNMLEKQQQEQIQTPSMMSCVYTGLRNFFRCRNIDEINNIINQLTIAHSVEERK